A part of Maniola hyperantus chromosome 14, iAphHyp1.2, whole genome shotgun sequence genomic DNA contains:
- the LOC117988463 gene encoding glucose-fructose oxidoreductase domain-containing protein 1: protein MLPGIGVFGTGSVAKVLVPFLREKGFPVEAIWGVTLQEAENTAKELKIPFFTNKIDDVLLKKNVNLVFIVCAPNLHAQISVKALGIGKHVVSDKPAGLCQAEALKMVRAAQYYPTLISIINHSLRFLPAFSHMRKCILDGYLGNPSELTLIDVRVQMGSLLGETFNWLCDDTMGGGTLTLVGSHVIDLVSYLSGQKVMKVHGVLRTFVEETAKVNGIRKITAPDFCTFQLQMDKGLLVTATLNNHLPGPCFNQEIYVCSKNGYLVVRGGDLHGRLHKTNPKSIIEEEGKRPHDKEEVIYVDIEDLSCASSVIPKPYIKGLCKMISALKEAFLPVKEQMDWIKEPVKAAATFEDGQRVQATMEALRQSNEDGCWKTVQLLTEPPDPNPALSAAVRRTAISLQ, encoded by the coding sequence atgctGCCCGGTATTGGTGTTTTCGGGACTGGGTCTGTAGCTAAAGTTTTAGTGCCGTTCTTGAGGGAAAAAGGGTTCCCAGTGGAGGCAATATGGGGCGTGACTTTACAAGAAGCCGAAAACACTGCAAAGGAGCTGAAAATACCGTTCTTCACTAACAAAATAGACGATGTTTTGTTGAAGAAAAATGTGAACCTCGTTTTCATTGTGTGTGCGCCTAATTTACACGCCCAAATATCCGTAAAAGCTCTCGGTATCGGCAAACATGTCGTGAGCGACAAGCCTGCGGGGCTGTGCCAAGCGGAGGCTTTGAAAATGGTGCGAGCCGCTCAGTACTATCCAACCCTTATATCAATAATAAATCATTCTCTCAGGTTTCTGCCTGCATTTAGCCATATGCGAAAATGTATTCTCGATGGTTACCTGGGTAATCCGAGCGAGTTGACGTTGATTGACGTGCGAGTGCAAATGGGATCTTTACTAGGCGAAACATTTAATTGGCTCTGTGATGACACTATGGGTGGTGGCACACTCACGTTAGTCGGCAGTCATGTCATAGACTTGGTTTCGTATCTTAGCGGCCAGAAAGTTATGAAGGTACATGGTGTCTTGCGAACATTTGTGGAGGAAACTGCTAAAGTTAATGGCATCAGGAAAATTACAGCTCCGGACTTCTGTACATTCCAATTACAAATGGACAAAGGTTTGCTAGTGACAGCTACTTTGAATAACCATCTACCGGGGCCCTGTTTCAATCAAGAAATTTATGTATGTAGTAAAAACGGCTATCTAGTTGTTAGAGGGGGAGACTTGCATGGCAGATTACACAAGACAAACCCTAAAAGTATTATAGAAGAAGAGGGTAAAAGGCCTCATGATAAAGAAGAAGTAATCTATGTAGATATTGAGGACTTGAGCTGTGCATCAAGTGTAATCCCCAAGCCATATATTAAAGGACTTTGCAAGATGATAAGTGCATTAAAGGAAGCCTTTTTACCTGTTAAGGAACAAATGGATTGGATTAAAGAGCCAGTAAAAGCTGCAGCAACGTTTGAAGACGGACAACGAGTCCAGGCAACAATGGAAGCACTCCGACAGTCCAATGAAGATGGCTGTTGGAAGACAGTCCAGCTTCTAACAGAACCGCCTGACCCAAACCCAGCTTTGTCTGCTGCAGTGAGACGTACAGCCATATCCCTGCAGTAA
- the LOC117988461 gene encoding juvenile hormone esterase-like: MAKVTISQGTLRGSKVRTDRDVDYYEFLSVPYAKPPVGDLRFKSPQPPESWEGERDATSIDENNICCQIDVKKGVQQGSEDCLYLHVYTPRLPNSDTELLPVMFFIHGGGFVYSNGIVKEELGPDYLIENGVVVVTINYRLGVFGFLQLGIPEAAGNMGLKDQVQALKWVQNNIDKFGGDRDNVTLFGISAGSASVEYLILSPLAKGLFHKAILQSGSTLNHWAINFEPKKIILKLIDLLGYNGNTEDNRAIHEFLLKIPASQIVEPCYKLIRDYSHRDSFFCGFVPTIEKEFGNNESFVSENPYKMLKEGRFNIVPVIKGFCSREGYLTSAFNPNASRNLIETKNLIQFWGYEMEASDKQKWESSLLAAYTENIQPDDEIDKIAVDFFGDFDFVAGIWLSGKIMANLGLPVYFYELCYDGNINFFKHYIGIKRRGTAHGDDLAYIFKHTITKFADEKDIAVRAKMTKLWANFAKTSVPTCDDTSVEWPAFNENSPVYISIDEDITIKSNYEPKKMAIFKEIYEKYEK; encoded by the exons ATGGCTAAAGTGACTATAAGCCAAGGAACATTAAGAGGCTCGAAAGTGAGAACTGACCGCGATGTAGATTATTATGAGTTCCTGAGTGTTCCGTACGCCAAGCCTCCGGTTGGAGATTTGAGATTTAAA AGTCCTCAGCCGCCAGAATCCTGGGAAGGTGAGAGAGATGCTACATCCATTGATGAAAATAACATTTGCTGCCAAATCGATGTAAAGAAAGGAGTTCAACAGGGAAGCGAGGATTGCCTCTATCTCCATGTTTATACGCCGAGGCTGCCGAATTCTGATACCGAACTACTGCCGGTAATGTTCTTTATTCATGGCGGAGGCTTCGTTTACAGCAATGGCATCGTCAAAGAAGAGTTAGGACCAGATTACCTGATCGAAAATGGTGTAGTAGTAGTGACAATCAATTACAGACTAGGTGTGTTTGGCTTCTTACAATTGGGCATTCCGGAAGCTGCTGGAAATATGGGCTTAAAGGACCAAGTTCAAGCACTAAAATGGGTGCAAAATAACATCGACAAGTTTGGTGGAGATCGTGACAATGTAACACTTTTCGGTATAAGTGCTGGATCAGCGTCCGTGGAGTACCTCATACTGTCGCCGTTAGCAAAAGGACTTTTCCACAAGGCAATTCTACAATCGGGTTCTACTCTCAACCATTGGGCGATCAATTTTGAACCTAAAAAGATAATCCTAAAATTGATTGATTTATTGGGGTACAATGGTAACACTGAAGACAACCGAGCCATACACGAGTTTCTGTTGAAGATTCCTGCCTCCCAGATAGTCGAGCCGTGTTATAAACTCATACGAGATTATAGCCATCGTGATAGCTTTTTCTGTGGATTTGTTCCCACTATTGAAAAAGAGTTTGGCAATAACGAATCGTTCGTATCCGAAAATCCTTACAAAATGTTAAAAGAAGGCAGATTCAATATCGTACCCGTCATAAAGGGCTTTTGTAGTCGGGAAGGCTATTTAACTAGCGCTTTTAATCCGAATGCTTCTCGCAATTTGATTGAAACCAAAAATTTAATTCAGTTTTGGGGTTATGAGATGGAAGCGAGTGACAAGCAAAAATGGGAATCAAGTCTTTTAGCCGCTTACACGGAAAATATACAACCAGACGATGAAATTGACAAAATAGCAGTGGATTTCTTCGGAGATTTCGATTTCGTGGCAGGAATTTGGTTGAGTGGCAAAATAATGGCCAATTTAGGACTACCGGTTTATTTTTATGAACTTTGTTATGACGGAAATATAAACTTCTTTAAGCATTATATTGGAATCAAGAGGAGAGGCACCGCTCATGGTGATGATTTggcttatatttttaaacacacAATAACAAAATTCGCTGACGAGAAAGACATTGCAGTGAGGGCAAAAATGACGAAACTTTGGGCGAATTTTGCAAAGACAAG TGTGCCAACATGTGATGATACTTCTGTGGAGTGGCCAGCATTCAACGAAAATTCGCCAGTTTACATAAGCATTGATGAAGACATAACAATCAAGTCTAATTACGAACCCAAAAAGATGGCTATATTCAAAGAAATTTACGAAAAGTATGAGAAATAA
- the LOC117988462 gene encoding juvenile hormone esterase-like yields the protein MNPIVNVTEGKLSGKVCKTTSGSQFLSFKGIPYAKPPVEELRFAAPEQPEPWEGIRDATKECNICAQFDRETLQLIGDEDCLYLNVYTPCLPRSDTDLLPVMVFFHGGGFVNGNGTDDSVHGPDYLIEKNVVVVSLNYRLGVLGFLSLDCKEAPGNMGLKDQVQALKWVQQNINNFNGDPNNVTIFGISAGGASVEYLLLSPMAKGLFHKAIAQSGSSILSWAQNNRIKKLAAMIPLLKKKVITDNQELLKFLKTMSTKDLIATAMLVIAADEFKGGIHFGFVPSIEKQGDWEPFLTKSTYKMLAQGEFNKVPFISGFCTREGLIMLPVPNVYEKIAKEKKFVDLLPFHLDDIEKIEYETKFKAVYLEGDKEYKDEDSFAINYFTDLSFLGGVYVATSLIAKNSSPVYFYEFKYDGNLNYLKKKLKIDKEGACHGDDGGYLVKSDLLKGNLSDTDKLVRDRMCQMWTNFARFGDPTPKTDSLIPTTWEPIAETGMACLLINDTLTMKYEIYPERIKLFKELYEKYY from the exons ATGAACCCAATTGTAAACGTAACGGAGGGAAAGTTATCAGGAAAAGTTTGTAAAACAACGAGTGGATCGCAGTTCTTATCCTTTAAGGGCATCCCGTACGCCAAACCACCAGTGGAAGAGTTAAGATTCGCT GCCCCTGAACAACCTGAGCCTTGGGAAGGAATAAGAGATGCCACTAAGGAGTGTAATATATGTGCCCAGTTTGATAGAGAGACTCTCCAACTCATAGGAGATGAAGATTGCTTATATTTAAATGTCTATACACCATGTTTACCTCGTTCCGATACTGATCTACTCCCTGTGATGGTCTTCTTTCATGGTGGTGGTTTTGTAAATGGAAATGGAACTGACGACTCTGTTCATGGACCAGATTATCTAATTGAGAAAAATGTTGTTGTCGTTAGCTTGAATTATAGACTTGGAGTACTAGGATTTCTATCTTTAGATTGCAAGGAAGCACCTGGTAACATGGGCTTAAAAGACCAGGTACAGGCGTTGAAATGGGTGCAACAGAATATAAACAATTTCAATGGGGACCCCAACAATGTGACCATCTTCGGTATTAGTGCTGGTGGTGCATCAGTGGAATATCTTTTACTTTCTCCCATGGCAAAAGGACTGTTCCATAAAGCTATAGCTCAATCTGGCTCATCTATACTGTCATGGGCACAAAATAACAGGATTAAAAAGCTTGCTGCAATGATTCCTCTACTAAAGAAAAAAGTTATAACTGATAATCAGGAATTacttaagtttttgaaaactaTGTCTACAAAGGACCTCATAGCCACTGCCATGCTGGTGATAGCAGCTGATGAATTCAAAGGGGGAATACATTTTGGGTTTGTTCCTAGTATTGAGAAACAGGGTGACTGGGAGCCATTTTTAACTAAATCTACTTATAAAATGTTAGCCCAAGGAGAGTTTAATAAAGTGCCATTTATTAGTGGCTTTTGCACTCGTGAAGGTCTTATAATGCTGCCAGTCCCTAATGTATATGAAAAAATTGCTAAAGAAAAGAAGTTTGTTGATTTGCTTCCATTCCACCTTGATGATATAGAGAAGATTGAATatgaaactaaatttaaagctgtttatttagaaggagataaggAATATAAAGATGAGGATTCCTTTGCAATCAACTACTTTACTGATCTTAGTTTTCTGGGCGGTGTTTATGTTGCAACTTCGCTGATTGCCAAAAACAGCTCTCCTGTATATTTTTATGAGTTCAAGTATGATGgaaacttaaattatttgaaaaagaaGCTTAAAATTGACAAGGAAGGTGCTTGTCATGGTGATGACGGAGGGTATCTAGTTAAGAGTGACTTGCTCAAGGGTAATCTGTCTGATACAGACAAGTTGGTACGAGATAGGATGTGTCAAATGTGGACTAACTTTGCTAGATTTGG tGATCCAACACCGAAAACAGATAGTCTTATACCAACAACATGGGAACCCATTGCGGAAACCGGCATGGCATGCTTGCTCATCAATGACACGCTAACTATGAAGTATGAAATTTACCCCGAAAGGATAAAATTGTTCAAGGAGCTATATGAAaagtattattaa
- the HLH54F gene encoding uncharacterized protein HLH54F — protein MPRKRRSPPVEKRDDVDDDDFLFDDSQSSSGRSGHEPQHRNAANARERARMRVLSKAFCRLKTTLPWVPADTKLSKLDTLRLAASYIAHLRALLHEPRSAHTPPHPLNLAWPFAFQHGGSLSCTISQRWSLNQQNSESTRLQQPQRELQNNCSDTYRQEYSENDYDDRNYDETNEECNPMQYTNYGYKENYYEMRNLYSSDGLMNV, from the exons atgccaAGGAAACGTAGATCTCCGCCCGTTGAAAAGAGAGATGACGTGGATGACGACGATTTTCTGTTCGACGACTCTCAGTCCAGTTCTG GTAGGAGCGGGCACGAGCCACAACACAGAAACGCCGCCAACGCTCGCGAACGGGCTCGTATGAGGGTACTTTCGAAGGCTttttgtag GTTAAAAACCACTTTGCCATGGGTGCCGGCGGATACGAAACTGTCAAAACTCGACACGCTGCGACTGGCGGCTTCTTACATCGCGCATCTGAGAGCGTTACTCCATGAACCACGATCCGCACATACTCCTCCACATCCATTAAATCTG gCTTGGCCATTCGCTTTTCAGCACGGCGGATCTCTAAGCTGCACGATTTCTCAGCGATGGAGTCTCAACCAGCAAAACTCGGAATCAACCAGGCTCCAACAACCGCAAAGAGAACTACAAAACAATTGCAGCGATACTTATAGACAGGAGTATTCCGAAAACGATTACGATGATAGAAACTACGACGAGACAAACGAAGAGTGCAATCCTATGCAATATACCAATTATGGTTATAaggaaaattattatgaaatgagAAATTTGTATTCATCCGACGGGTTGATGAATGTGTGA
- the LOC117988467 gene encoding 10 kDa heat shock protein, mitochondrial codes for MSNIVKQLIPLLDRVLIKRAEAVTKTAGGIVIPEKAQSKVLHGEVVAVGPGTRKENGDFIPILVKVGDRVLLPEYGGTKVSLENDEKEYHLFRESDILAKIGN; via the coding sequence ATGTCCAATATCGTGAAACAATTAATTCCCTTGCTGGACAGAGTTCTTATCAAAAGAGCCGAAGCAGTCACAAAGACTGCGGGAGGCATCGTGATACCAGAAAAAGCTCAATCCAAGGTTCTTCATGGAGAAGTCGTGGCTGTGGGCCCTGGAACAAGGAAAGAAAATGGAGACTTCATCCCCATTTTGGTGAAAGTGGGAGATAGAGTGCTGCTCCCCGAATACGGCGGTACCAAAGTTAGCTTAGAAAATGATGAAAAGGAATACCACCTCTTCCGAGAATCTGACATATTAGCGAAGATCGGAAATTAA